The Irregularibacter muris genome has a window encoding:
- a CDS encoding helix-turn-helix domain-containing protein has product MGRKNNILYEVKVMAMKDYFKGLKSVKRISEELNINVSTVKTSVKIYCTKGESGLLPKKIHNTYSKELKQAAIEDYFAGKDSQWDISLKYGLSSHAQL; this is encoded by the coding sequence ATGGGAAGAAAAAACAATATATTATATGAAGTAAAAGTAATGGCTATGAAAGACTATTTTAAAGGATTAAAAAGTGTTAAGAGAATAAGTGAAGAATTAAATATTAATGTTAGTACAGTTAAAACGTCGGTTAAGATTTATTGTACAAAAGGTGAATCTGGACTGCTACCAAAGAAGATACATAACACATATTCAAAAGAGTTAAAACAAGCAGCTATAGAAGATTATTTTGCAGGTAAAGATTCTCAATGGGATATCAGTCTAAAATATGGATTATCTTCTCACGCACAGCTTTGA
- a CDS encoding helix-turn-helix domain-containing protein translates to MVKYCIENSKNYNKTATKYQVSYQQVRSWVLKYEELGVNGLLDRRRKRKSEGELIQVDKLKTEMKLLEAQNKRLEMENLLNQRGRD, encoded by the coding sequence ATTGTTAAGTATTGTATAGAAAATAGTAAAAATTATAATAAAACTGCGACAAAATATCAGGTTTCTTACCAGCAAGTTCGTAGTTGGGTATTAAAGTATGAAGAGTTAGGAGTTAATGGACTTTTAGATCGTAGAAGGAAACGTAAATCAGAAGGAGAACTGATTCAAGTTGATAAACTTAAAACAGAAATGAAACTACTTGAAGCTCAAAATAAGCGTTTAGAGATGGAGAACCTACTAAATCAAAGGGGACGAGATTAA
- a CDS encoding IS3 family transposase: protein MVNHKRIYRIMKGLGLKSVCRKKGKNILNLPHRSQRKIY from the coding sequence ATCGTTAATCATAAAAGGATATATCGGATTATGAAAGGTCTTGGACTGAAGTCTGTATGCCGTAAAAAAGGAAAAAATATATTAAATCTACCCCACAGATCACAGCGGAAAATATATTAA
- a CDS encoding DDE-type integrase/transposase/recombinase gives MHKKWLTDVTEFKYQNAKKAYLSAILDLQDRSIVSYVIGKSNNNVLGFKIFDKAIETYPNAKPIFHSDRGFQYTNKVFK, from the coding sequence ATTCATAAAAAGTGGCTTACTGATGTTACAGAATTTAAGTATCAAAATGCAAAGAAAGCATATTTAAGTGCAATTTTAGACCTCCAAGATAGAAGCATAGTGTCTTATGTAATCGGAAAATCAAACAATAATGTACTGGGATTTAAAATATTTGATAAAGCTATCGAGACTTACCCTAATGCAAAGCCCATATTCCATAGTGACCGTGGTTTTCAATATACAAATAAAGTATTTAAATAG
- a CDS encoding IS3 family transposase: MVQSMPQVGHCIDNGPMEGFWGMLKSEIVYHAKRFSDYESLKFAIKDYIEYYNTKRYQKRINCMVPLEYQDHLKELSAWK, encoded by the coding sequence ATGGTTCAAAGCATGCCACAGGTGGGTCATTGTATTGATAATGGACCTATGGAAGGATTTTGGGGCATGTTAAAATCAGAAATAGTATATCATGCTAAGAGGTTTAGTGATTATGAAAGCCTTAAGTTTGCTATTAAAGATTATATCGAATACTACAATACTAAACGCTATCAAAAGCGCATAAATTGCATGGTACCGTTGGAGTATCAGGATCATCTTAAAGAATTAAGTGCTTGGAAATAG
- a CDS encoding oligosaccharide flippase family protein, with product MKIKKHSTLINNTLMLYILIFSNYFFGFITVPYQTRILGPEYYGKLGFATAFTVYFQLFLDFGFILSATAEVAKHRNNKEKLSKIMSSVVIAKILLMITSFLLLLILCLSIPKLKEDAWLYILFFIYVSINSMLPDYLYRGLENMKIITYRTVTVKLFFTIMVFVFLKEKSQYYYVPILNIIGSTGAVITVYAHVLHKLKIKFVRVDSTYIWETLKNSSYYFYSRIATSIYDATNTFILGFLYPTGNIVGYFTSSNKLVTTARSAFSPIADSLYPHMIKSRDYKLIKKILIIFMPIIIGGCIIVSIFAEPICILLFGDEFKNTAPILRLLLPLIALALPNYLLGFPTLTPLGLAKYANISTILGAIIQVVGLIILYIISILNVYTICILTCVTEFCVLLIRVWAILVKGRNQFSLSSGHDRI from the coding sequence ATGAAAATTAAGAAACATAGTACCCTTATAAATAATACATTAATGTTATATATATTAATATTTTCAAATTATTTCTTTGGGTTTATTACTGTCCCTTATCAAACTAGAATTCTTGGACCGGAATATTACGGGAAATTAGGCTTTGCAACAGCCTTCACGGTATACTTTCAATTATTCCTAGACTTTGGATTTATTTTATCAGCAACAGCAGAAGTGGCAAAGCATAGAAATAATAAAGAAAAACTATCTAAGATAATGAGCTCGGTAGTTATAGCAAAGATATTATTAATGATCACATCTTTTTTATTATTGTTAATACTATGTCTATCTATACCAAAACTTAAAGAGGATGCATGGTTGTATATCTTATTTTTTATTTATGTTTCTATAAACTCAATGTTGCCTGACTATTTATACAGAGGTTTAGAAAATATGAAAATTATAACGTATAGAACAGTTACGGTGAAATTATTTTTTACAATAATGGTTTTCGTATTTCTAAAGGAAAAGTCACAGTATTACTATGTTCCAATTTTGAATATTATTGGATCAACAGGTGCGGTTATTACTGTTTATGCACATGTATTGCATAAGCTTAAAATTAAGTTTGTAAGGGTAGATAGTACTTATATATGGGAAACTTTAAAAAATTCAAGTTATTACTTTTACTCAAGGATAGCTACTTCAATCTATGATGCGACAAACACTTTTATACTCGGTTTTCTTTACCCTACAGGAAATATAGTAGGATATTTTACTTCTTCAAATAAATTAGTTACAACTGCGCGTAGTGCATTTTCACCGATCGCAGATAGTTTATATCCACATATGATAAAAAGTAGAGATTATAAACTCATAAAAAAGATTTTAATAATTTTTATGCCTATCATAATAGGAGGTTGTATTATAGTTAGTATTTTCGCTGAGCCCATTTGCATTTTATTATTTGGCGATGAGTTTAAAAATACAGCACCTATATTGAGACTATTACTGCCTCTTATTGCGCTAGCTTTACCAAATTATCTACTAGGTTTTCCTACATTGACTCCATTAGGATTAGCTAAATATGCTAATATTTCAACTATATTAGGTGCAATAATACAGGTAGTAGGGTTAATAATACTGTATATTATAAGTATATTGAATGTATATACAATATGCATTCTTACATGTGTAACAGAATTTTGTGTATTATTAATAAGAGTATGGGCTATTTTGGTGAAGGGTAGGAACCAATTTTCTTTATCAAGTGGGCATGATCGTATATAA